GCACCTGTGCAACGCCGCGACCGCTCCCCCACGAAGCAGCCGACGTACGGAGTCCCGCGAGAGGGTTGGTCCCGTGGGGCTGGTACCGCGTGCTCTGGAGTGCCAGCACTGCGCGCTTGATCAGATCGGGGCGGTAATCCTCCGCAAAGACTGCGGGAAGATCGATTTCACGAATGTCACTGCCTTCGAGTGTTTTAACCTGTGCTTTCATCGCTTATTCACCCCTGCATGCTCCGCAGACTCACATACTGGATTGCGGGAATGCGTTCGACATGTTCGTGCTGGCGTATGGCCGGCCTGATGCGGATGAGACGCTTTACCGGGCCCGGGATGGATCCCTTGATCATCACATACCGGTTGCGCACAAGGCCGTAGTGGAGGAATCCTCCGTCAGGATTGACGTTGTCGCTTTTTTCGCCGATCTTCAGGACGCGCTTGTTGAACTCGGTCCGCTGCTGGTACCCCATCTGGCCGACCTGCGGCACCTGCCACCGGACGTGGTGCGGGGTCCACGGACCCAGGTTGCCGATGTGGCGCTTTTTTCCGCCACGGGAATGCTTGTGTTTCCGGACCTGAATGCCCCATCTCTTGACAGGACCCTGCGTTCCCTTCCCGGTGGTAATCGCGGTGATATCGACATACTGGCCGGTCTTGATGATGGATCCCATCTCGATCTCCTGCCCGAGGAGGGAGGCTGCATACTCGATCCGCTCGTCGATGCTTCCGCCTGCGACCCGCATTTCCATCAGATCGGGTACCTTCTTCGGCACCCCGGTAATCAGGGCGGGCTGGGTATAGGTCAGGACAAAGACCTCGACGATATCTCCGCTTTCCGCAGCCTTCCGGATTGCCGCAAGTGCGTCCTCGGTACTGTGTTTCTTCGGAAGCGTGATCCGGTTTTCGAGTGATGTATCGAGCGACGCCGCCCATGCCTCGGCCAGTGCATGCTTGCCGTAGGTATCCTTCGAATACACCCTGACTGCCGCCGCCTTCATCGGAGGAATCTCGACAATCGTGACCGGGACCATGATATCCTTGCCTTCGGTCGGGCTGTAGTGATGGTCGTCGACCATGATGACATGCGTCATCCCAACCTTATATCCTGCAAATCCCTGCAGTACCGGTTCTCCCGTATGCTCAGGCCATGCGCCGTACCGTGGCACCGGGCTTTTTGCACGTTTCCGGGGACTGTACGCAAGCGAACCCCTGCGCGGTCTTGATACTGTTCCCATGGTTCAATCAATCCTTTTCTGGTCTGGAGGGAGATTTCGTGCCATTATACAAACGGCACCTCCGGCAGCGCCTGTTTCGCGCCTGCCCGTGGAGCGGGACGCTTCCTCTCGTCCTGCCTGCACGTGATGATAACGTCCGAGACGGAACAATTGCTTAATTGTCCGACTGAAATGAAACCGACTCCGCGCCGGCGGTGTACCGTTCTTCTGCCGGTGGATGGCATGCATTATGCCTGCCACGCACGGGGCACGGAACGGTCCGGTATGGTATCGTGACTGGTGTGCACCAGCATTACCCACGTCTCGCGAACAGATCCTGATAGCGGGGCGCGTCCTCTGCGGGGGTGTATTTACCCGCCGGACCCGGGCTCGTTTGCACAGAAACGTCCACCCGAATACGTCCCGATCAGATCCTACGTCTGTCAGCCCGTTGTGTTCTGACGAACACAACTCCTTCTCGGTATCGCCCCGCAGCATGCTGCGGGTATTCCCGGATATGAGCATGCGAAAGAAGACTCTCGCCTGCGAACCATTCGGCTCGCGTGCCTCTTTTCGGACATCACGGGGAAATAGGGCCAATCAGGCCCGGATTTTCCCGCCTGCCGGAGGATGACTTCATAACGGTTTCCTAAATATTAGCCTGAAATGAATATAAACCTTGCCTAAAAAATCCTCCGGCGCGGTCTGCCCGGAGCCTGACGACGGTGCAATCGGGCAAAGCCCGCGGCTTCATCCGAAGTAGAGCTCGCCTTCGGCGTTGATGTACACATCAATATCCTCACGGATATACCGGGCACGGAACCTTTCGGGGTTTGATTCCCGCAGCCGGTTTGCGAGGCTGATGGTATCATATTTGACCTTAATGCCCATGGTTTCAGCCGACGTGAAGATCTCTTTTGCCGCATCGAGAAGGTCTGTACCGGCTTTAATCGTGCACAGATGTGCAGCATCAAGCGTATAGAGGAATTCAAGCGTTTCCTTCGCTTTTCGAATATTTTCGAAAGCGGCTTTTTCGATTGTGCAGACATTTGCCTTCGATGTCGAAATCAGGTCAGCAATCTGTTGCTGCGTCAAGCCCTTCTTCCGGTACCGCAATACTTCCTTCTGCCGTTCGGTAAGTAGCCCCTCTTTCATTGTGGAAGATCTCACCCCATAAACTTAAACACTTTTCCTTAACATATCGCAACATCGCCCAAAAAATTGCGTTTCAAAACGTTTATATTTCAACTGAATGATACTGTGTTGTTCTCATAGTTGAGAGGTGTTAACATGGTAATTAAAGTCGGAGTAGCAAAATTAGGCAACATTGCAAGTGGTGTGATGGTCGAGCTTCTGCTCGATGAGCGTGCTGACAGGACGGATATGCAGACCTTCATGGCGACGAGCGGAACCAAGCTCGAAGTCGAAGACGTTGACCGTGTCGTGAGCAACCTCAAGGCATATGGCCCCGACTTCGCGATCGTTGTCTCCCCGAACGGCGTACTCCCCGGACCCGCCGGAGCACGTGAAGCACTCAAAGCCGCAGGCATTCCCGTCATCGTCATTACCGACGATGTTACGACCAAGAAGGAATGGCCCGAACTCAAGGAGAGCGGATTCGGATACATCATCCAGAAGGCAGACGCGATGATCGGCGCCCGCCGCGAATTCCTCGACCCCATCGAAATGGCGGACTACAACGGAAACCTTGTCAAGGTACTCTCGATCACCGGGGCGTTCCGGAAGATGCAGCTCGCGATTGACGAGGTCATCGACCAGGTCAAGGCAGGCAAAAAGGGTGCGGAGCTCGTGCTCCCGAAGCTTGTCGTGACCGCGGACAAGGCAGTTGCCGGCGAATTCACAAACCCCTACGCCTACGCAAAAGCCCGCGCAGCATTCGAGATTGCAGCGGCTGTCGCGATG
The Methanoculleus sp. SDB DNA segment above includes these coding regions:
- a CDS encoding 50S ribosomal protein L3, translating into MGTVSRPRRGSLAYSPRKRAKSPVPRYGAWPEHTGEPVLQGFAGYKVGMTHVIMVDDHHYSPTEGKDIMVPVTIVEIPPMKAAAVRVYSKDTYGKHALAEAWAASLDTSLENRITLPKKHSTEDALAAIRKAAESGDIVEVFVLTYTQPALITGVPKKVPDLMEMRVAGGSIDERIEYAASLLGQEIEMGSIIKTGQYVDITAITTGKGTQGPVKRWGIQVRKHKHSRGGKKRHIGNLGPWTPHHVRWQVPQVGQMGYQQRTEFNKRVLKIGEKSDNVNPDGGFLHYGLVRNRYVMIKGSIPGPVKRLIRIRPAIRQHEHVERIPAIQYVSLRSMQG
- a CDS encoding transcriptional regulator, whose protein sequence is MKEGLLTERQKEVLRYRKKGLTQQQIADLISTSKANVCTIEKAAFENIRKAKETLEFLYTLDAAHLCTIKAGTDLLDAAKEIFTSAETMGIKVKYDTISLANRLRESNPERFRARYIREDIDVYINAEGELYFG
- a CDS encoding methylenetetrahydromethanopterin dehydrogenase (catalyzes the reduction of methenyl-tetrahydromethanopterin to methylene-tetrahydromethanopterin) — translated: MVIKVGVAKLGNIASGVMVELLLDERADRTDMQTFMATSGTKLEVEDVDRVVSNLKAYGPDFAIVVSPNGVLPGPAGAREALKAAGIPVIVITDDVTTKKEWPELKESGFGYIIQKADAMIGARREFLDPIEMADYNGNLVKVLSITGAFRKMQLAIDEVIDQVKAGKKGAELVLPKLVVTADKAVAGEFTNPYAYAKARAAFEIAAAVAMVNVKGCFMTKGFENYVPIVASAHEMMRVAALLCDEARELEKGVDGVVRKPHKNDGTIVSKTALISKPE